A single genomic interval of Bacteroidota bacterium harbors:
- a CDS encoding urate hydroxylase PuuD — MGAHVMDWIHLIFRWAHVILGISWIGASFYFIFLENSLNRTENLRDELAGNLWAIHGGGFYYVEKYKIAPGELPKKLHWFKYEAYFTWLTGIILLTLVYYFNAKTFMIDPDVAKISPAASILIGIGTLIFGWLVYDFLCRTPLIQQKKTFAIIGFLIITLISFFLSHFLSGRAAFIHVGALIGTIMAGNVFFVIIPAQKAMVKAAKHGQPLDPNLGKYAGLRSLHNNYMTLPVIFVMISNHFPATFGNAFNWAVLAGLTLASVAVRHYINLHEKGQHAAWMIPFAVIALIALVIVTAPTPSSRKSSAPVAFSQVQPIFKARCQNCHSANPTDDVQKVAPGGVMFDTPEQIQKMSARILVRAVQTKTMPQANKTGITEEERELIGLWIDQGAKIEN; from the coding sequence ATCGGAGCACATGTGATGGACTGGATCCACCTGATTTTCCGATGGGCTCATGTGATTCTGGGAATATCGTGGATCGGAGCTTCATTCTATTTTATTTTTCTGGAGAACAGTTTAAACCGGACGGAAAATCTTCGAGATGAACTGGCAGGGAATTTATGGGCCATTCATGGAGGCGGTTTTTATTATGTAGAAAAATATAAGATTGCTCCGGGAGAGTTGCCAAAGAAATTGCATTGGTTCAAATACGAAGCCTATTTCACCTGGCTCACCGGAATCATTCTGCTGACTTTGGTCTATTATTTTAATGCCAAAACATTCATGATAGATCCTGATGTAGCAAAAATTTCTCCTGCCGCATCGATTCTGATTGGAATTGGCACTCTGATTTTCGGCTGGCTCGTGTATGATTTTCTTTGCCGTACTCCTTTGATTCAGCAAAAGAAAACATTCGCCATCATTGGGTTTTTAATCATTACCCTCATCTCCTTTTTTCTCAGTCATTTTCTGAGCGGACGTGCAGCCTTTATCCATGTTGGAGCTCTCATCGGAACCATTATGGCGGGCAATGTTTTTTTTGTGATCATCCCCGCACAAAAAGCAATGGTGAAAGCCGCGAAACATGGTCAACCACTCGATCCGAATCTTGGAAAATACGCCGGTCTTCGTTCACTGCACAACAATTACATGACACTGCCGGTCATCTTTGTAATGATCAGTAATCACTTCCCTGCTACGTTTGGCAATGCATTTAATTGGGCGGTACTTGCAGGACTCACGCTCGCAAGTGTAGCCGTTAGACATTATATCAATCTGCATGAAAAAGGTCAGCATGCTGCATGGATGATTCCTTTCGCCGTGATCGCATTGATTGCCCTTGTTATAGTAACAGCACCTACACCCTCTTCCCGAAAATCTTCAGCGCCTGTCGCCTTCAGTCAGGTTCAGCCTATTTTTAAGGCACGTTGTCAAAATTGTCATTCCGCTAATCCTACTGATGACGTTCAAAAAGTCGCTCCCGGAGGTGTGATGTTTGACACTCCTGAGCAAATTCAGAAGATGTCGGCAAGGATTCTTGTTCGGGCAGTACAAACGAAAACAATGCCTCAGGCAAATAAAACAGGCATCACTGAAGAAGAACGTGAACTCATCGGACTTTGGATTGACCAGGGTGCGAAAATTGAAAACTGA